TACCATACAACACGGCTATATCACGAATGATGCCGAGCCCGGCAGAACCTATGCATGGTATACGCCCGGACAAATATTTATCTGGCTTCAACAACAGCATTATCAAGTTTTAGCATTAAGTATGAGGACCATTGGTATGTGGTTAAAGCCCGTGATTCGGAAGGCACATGGGAAGAATTGAAGGTCACACCCAAAACCAGAACCATCTTTACATGGAAATTTCTGGAAGAATCCTGCTGATATCGTTCGCAGGACGAATTAGCGGCTTAAAGTTGCTGAAAGACGCCGTATGCAGATGAGACGACAAGAGGGCTCCCTTTCCCTCGTTCTTAATTGCCTGCTGTTTAGGTTTTGCAGCTTCCGTTCAGGAAATTGGGTGTCATGAATAATTTCATGGACCAACTTGAGATAGAAGGTGATTTCGAAAATTCTTACGTACTAGGGGTAGGGAATTGATCGTAATGATTGAAGCGAACGACACATTCATTCAGAAACATTCTCCGGTTATCATACATCCCGATAATACATTTACCATGGACCTCATCCACCTTTCGAGATCATCTCCTGTAGGCCTACACCCCCTTCCCCATTTTGCCCACCGGAGACGCCCCCTGACACAATAAATGCCATGACATCCGCACTTTCTGCCTCCAATGGGTGAACCTGTTCTTTGGGGAAGATCAGAATATTTCCCGCAAAATTATAGGATTGCGGGAAATAGACGGCCACATGGTCGAGCAGGCCGAGAAATTTCAAATCCGTTCGAGTCACAAAGCCTACCGCTTCTGCGTGACCACCGGGAACCAGAGACACCAAGACCGGCTGATCGAACCGCCGTTTTTCTCCCATAAACGCCGCAAT
Above is a window of Candidatus Nitrospira neomarina DNA encoding:
- a CDS encoding DUF502 domain-containing protein, which gives rise to MEIQRPKFWDNINMNDLARNFFEGLLILVPVVTTLYVAWLVLQTIDGWLNIPIPGVGFLVTVGLITLTGRYASTVFVQKMLDVLERVLVKAPFVKILYTSLKDLIAAFMGEKRRFDQPVLVSLVPGGHAEAVGFVTRTDLKFLGLLDHVAVYFPQSYNFAGNILIFPKEQVHPLEAESADVMAFIVSGGVSGGQNGEGGVGLQEMISKGG